Proteins found in one Acidobacteriota bacterium genomic segment:
- a CDS encoding TusE/DsrC/DsvC family sulfur relay protein → MPQKQFGAAAADVDAEGFLTDFSQWTREIAEAVAAEEGIPALTADHWKVIEFLQKEFLENGQVPSVRRLNKSGVVGTKELYALFPGGPAKKAARIAGLKKPEGCV, encoded by the coding sequence AGCGGCCGCCGCCGACGTCGATGCCGAGGGTTTTCTGACCGACTTTTCCCAATGGACACGCGAAATCGCCGAGGCCGTTGCGGCCGAAGAAGGCATCCCGGCACTCACGGCGGACCATTGGAAGGTCATCGAGTTTCTGCAGAAGGAGTTCCTGGAGAACGGGCAGGTGCCAAGCGTCCGCCGTCTCAACAAATCGGGTGTTGTCGGCACCAAGGAACTTTATGCCCTCTTTCCCGGCGGTCCGGCCAAAAAAGCGGCCCGGATCGCAGGGCTCAAGAAGCCCGAAGGCTGCGTCTGA
- a CDS encoding cation diffusion facilitator family transporter, which produces MNTTAREIQNSQVAKVTWVGLIVNLALAAFKFTAGIIGRSQAVTADAVHSLSDVSTDVAILVGGKYWSRPPDNTHPHGHNRLEILITTGIGLVLIAVGCGIVWNAITTLSEKHDVSPPGTIAVIAAAVSIITKEILCRWTMGKSRDLRSMPLLANAWHQRSDALSSLPALIAVAVARIKPEWAFVDHIGAVVVSLFIFRAAVRILRLELDKLLDGAAPAETVAAIHRIAGAVTGVRHVHGVRTRYVGGSYVAVDLHITVDPEMPVSRGHDISEEVKDHLIEGGLEIVDAVVHLEPDDVRPVDPHP; this is translated from the coding sequence ATGAACACAACGGCGCGCGAAATACAAAATTCGCAAGTGGCCAAAGTCACATGGGTCGGCCTTATCGTCAACCTGGCTCTCGCCGCTTTCAAATTCACAGCCGGGATCATCGGGAGGAGCCAAGCCGTCACGGCCGACGCCGTTCATTCCCTTTCCGATGTTTCGACCGATGTCGCCATCCTGGTCGGGGGGAAGTATTGGTCCCGGCCTCCCGACAACACCCACCCGCACGGCCATAACCGGCTGGAAATTCTGATCACGACGGGCATCGGTCTGGTCCTGATCGCAGTCGGTTGCGGCATCGTTTGGAATGCGATCACGACGCTTTCTGAAAAACACGACGTCTCTCCTCCCGGCACGATCGCCGTCATCGCGGCGGCCGTTTCCATCATCACCAAGGAGATTCTCTGCCGATGGACGATGGGCAAGAGCCGGGATCTGCGGTCCATGCCGCTTCTGGCCAACGCCTGGCATCAGAGATCGGACGCCCTGAGCTCCCTCCCGGCGCTCATCGCCGTCGCCGTGGCCCGGATCAAGCCGGAATGGGCCTTTGTGGATCACATCGGCGCCGTCGTTGTCTCCCTATTCATTTTCCGGGCGGCCGTCAGGATTCTGCGGCTCGAGCTGGACAAACTCCTCGACGGGGCCGCCCCGGCCGAGACCGTCGCCGCCATCCATCGCATCGCGGGAGCCGTCACAGGCGTCCGACATGTGCACGGCGTCCGGACCCGCTACGTCGGCGGATCTTACGTGGCCGTCGATCTTCACATCACCGTCGATCCCGAAATGCCGGTGAGCCGGGGACACGACATATCCGAGGAGGTCAAGGATCACCTGATCGAAGGCGGCCTGGAAATCGTTGATGCCGTCGTCCACCTCGAACCCGACGACGTCCGCCCGGTCGATCCGCACCCCTAA
- a CDS encoding DsrE/DsrF/DrsH-like family protein: MDDKIRKLSIIISKGGLDGVYPGLIMANGARLEGIEANLFFTFFGLDAVIKKRMGRIKIATVGNPGMHMPTLLGMLPGMSAMATAMMNKTMDKLDIPPVPEFVEMVSDAGCRLFACKATVDMFKLKMEDFCPQVEAVINVGRFYELAAGGQIIFT; the protein is encoded by the coding sequence ATGGATGACAAGATCCGCAAACTATCGATCATCATATCCAAGGGCGGACTGGACGGCGTCTACCCCGGGCTGATCATGGCCAACGGTGCCCGCCTGGAGGGCATCGAGGCCAATCTGTTTTTCACCTTCTTCGGCCTCGACGCCGTCATAAAAAAAAGAATGGGCCGAATCAAGATCGCCACGGTGGGCAATCCCGGCATGCACATGCCGACCCTCCTGGGCATGCTCCCCGGGATGTCGGCCATGGCTACGGCCATGATGAACAAGACCATGGACAAGCTCGATATCCCCCCCGTTCCGGAGTTTGTCGAGATGGTTTCGGACGCCGGCTGCCGGCTTTTCGCCTGCAAGGCGACCGTCGACATGTTCAAGCTGAAGATGGAGGATTTCTGCCCCCAGGTCGAGGCCGTGATCAACGTCGGGCGGTTCTACGAGCTCGCCGCCGGAGGCCAGATCATCTTCACCTGA
- a CDS encoding proline dehydrogenase family protein: MFNNTETAFIIKSDGQLLKAWWLFKTVSFPRLVKFGKVLLAIARFLHIPIKWMVKPTIFAHFCGGETLESCAPVVERLAAHNVRSILDYSVEGKESEEDITAALDETLRAVRHAVADRNIPFAVFKPTAFAPFEILEKAAAGELRTEAEKAEAAKFEKRLETLFRTAWEGDKPIMIDAEETWIQSTIDDLVHRLMETYNTKKAIVFNTLQMYRHDRLSFLGKALAAAEKGNYFLGIKLVRGAYMEKERARAEKLGYPSPIHPDKPATDKAYDDALTFCVEHIDRISVFNGTHNEASCLHLMDLLKKKGLPPNDPRVWSSQLYGMSDHISFNMARAGYNVAKYIPYGPVKHVLPYLLRRAEENTAVAGQTGRELRLLSEERKRRKVARTAVR, encoded by the coding sequence ATGTTCAACAACACGGAAACCGCTTTCATCATTAAGTCCGACGGGCAACTCCTCAAGGCCTGGTGGCTGTTCAAGACGGTCTCGTTCCCGCGTCTGGTCAAGTTCGGGAAGGTTCTTCTGGCCATCGCAAGATTCCTTCACATTCCCATCAAATGGATGGTGAAACCGACGATTTTCGCCCATTTTTGCGGAGGGGAGACGCTGGAATCCTGCGCTCCCGTCGTCGAGCGCCTGGCCGCCCACAACGTTCGGTCCATTCTGGACTATTCGGTCGAGGGCAAGGAATCGGAGGAGGACATCACGGCCGCCCTGGATGAGACGCTGCGGGCCGTGCGGCATGCGGTGGCCGATCGCAACATCCCCTTCGCCGTCTTCAAGCCGACGGCCTTCGCGCCTTTCGAAATTCTCGAAAAGGCCGCGGCGGGGGAATTGAGAACCGAGGCGGAAAAAGCCGAGGCGGCCAAGTTCGAAAAACGCCTGGAGACATTGTTCCGAACCGCCTGGGAAGGAGACAAGCCCATCATGATCGACGCCGAGGAGACCTGGATTCAGTCCACGATCGACGACCTCGTGCACCGCCTGATGGAGACCTACAACACGAAAAAGGCCATCGTCTTCAACACGCTGCAGATGTACCGGCACGACCGGCTGTCGTTCCTCGGGAAGGCCCTGGCCGCCGCCGAAAAAGGCAACTATTTTCTGGGCATCAAACTCGTCCGTGGCGCCTATATGGAGAAGGAGCGGGCCCGGGCCGAAAAACTCGGATATCCCTCACCCATTCATCCGGACAAGCCGGCGACCGACAAGGCCTATGACGACGCCCTGACCTTTTGCGTCGAACACATCGACAGGATTTCGGTCTTCAACGGCACACACAACGAGGCGAGCTGCCTCCACCTTATGGATCTCCTGAAAAAGAAGGGCCTGCCGCCGAACGATCCGCGGGTCTGGTCCTCCCAGCTCTACGGAATGAGCGACCACATCAGCTTCAACATGGCCCGGGCCGGATACAACGTCGCCAAGTACATTCCCTACGGACCCGTGAAACACGTTCTCCCGTATCTCCTCCGCCGGGCCGAGGAAAACACGGCCGTGGCCGGACAGACGGGCCGCGAACTGAGGTTGCTGAGCGAGGAACGGAAGAGACGGAAAGTCGCCCGCACCGCGGTCAGGTGA
- a CDS encoding M28 family peptidase, whose amino-acid sequence MKKSLFLTLLIALGAALPAAQTPSGISDAERDMLRIFHTISSHDILDYAVKLSSEKYDGRPAGHPGYIEAARWVADRLTEWGIRPGGDDGTYFQWFDKPYVEVLSPGGLSIHVPGRGGETLTVAYKFPDDYYPGYNSGSGTVSADVVFAGFGITAPELGYDDYQGVDVRGKIVLVDAGVPYAGNDPDEITRWEPYSYHQHKLDNAARQGASGLLYIGKAANPNTSYNPGLIYVHPDMPVVDHLFFGTGKTYPTVKESLIKTRRPASFNMGKKATIDAETVFHPDRKTCNVIGILDGADPVLKDEVIIVGGHLDGIGTLAGLFMPGALDNASGCVNILGAARALAALPVRPARSIMFLFIGAEESGLQGSIHYTRNPVFPKDKTVAFFNLDMVGTGTGLVLGGGQSFPEILRHFETANNRFIHRDMRATEARKPIGRPRSDGVIFSRAGFRTLSIGTMGTDKTIYYHDPLDTTNTLTPELMEDVAKWIYLAFAGMASDPDLEL is encoded by the coding sequence ATGAAAAAATCTCTTTTTCTGACCCTTCTGATCGCCCTGGGTGCCGCACTTCCCGCCGCTCAAACGCCCTCGGGCATTTCCGACGCCGAACGGGACATGCTCCGGATTTTTCACACGATTTCAAGCCACGACATTCTGGACTATGCCGTCAAGCTGAGCTCGGAGAAATACGACGGACGCCCCGCCGGGCATCCAGGCTATATCGAAGCCGCCCGCTGGGTCGCCGACCGTCTCACCGAATGGGGCATCCGTCCGGGCGGGGACGACGGAACCTATTTCCAGTGGTTCGACAAGCCCTATGTCGAAGTCCTGAGTCCCGGCGGTCTGTCCATCCATGTTCCGGGACGGGGCGGCGAGACGCTCACGGTCGCTTATAAATTCCCCGATGACTATTACCCGGGCTACAATTCCGGCTCCGGCACGGTTTCGGCGGACGTCGTATTCGCCGGATTCGGCATCACGGCGCCCGAACTCGGCTACGACGACTATCAAGGCGTCGACGTCCGCGGCAAAATCGTGCTGGTTGACGCCGGCGTCCCCTACGCCGGAAACGACCCCGACGAAATCACCCGCTGGGAACCTTACAGTTATCACCAGCACAAGCTCGACAATGCCGCCCGCCAGGGCGCATCCGGCCTTCTCTACATCGGCAAAGCGGCCAATCCGAACACCTCCTACAATCCCGGTCTGATTTACGTGCATCCCGACATGCCCGTCGTCGACCATCTCTTCTTCGGAACGGGAAAAACCTATCCGACCGTCAAGGAAAGCCTCATCAAGACCCGCCGCCCGGCCTCATTCAACATGGGAAAAAAGGCGACCATCGACGCCGAAACCGTCTTTCATCCCGACCGGAAAACCTGCAATGTCATCGGCATCCTCGACGGCGCCGATCCCGTCCTGAAGGACGAGGTCATCATCGTCGGCGGCCACCTCGACGGCATCGGCACTCTGGCCGGCCTGTTCATGCCGGGCGCCCTGGACAACGCCTCGGGATGTGTCAACATTCTCGGCGCGGCCCGAGCGCTGGCCGCCCTGCCCGTCCGTCCGGCCCGGTCCATCATGTTCCTGTTCATCGGGGCCGAGGAAAGTGGGCTGCAGGGCTCCATTCACTACACTCGGAATCCGGTGTTTCCCAAGGACAAGACCGTGGCCTTTTTCAACCTGGACATGGTCGGGACGGGGACGGGCCTTGTACTCGGCGGCGGACAGTCCTTTCCGGAAATTCTGAGGCATTTCGAAACGGCCAACAACCGGTTCATTCACCGCGACATGAGGGCGACCGAAGCCCGGAAACCCATCGGCCGGCCGCGTTCCGACGGCGTCATCTTCAGCCGGGCGGGATTCCGGACCCTGAGCATCGGAACCATGGGGACCGACAAGACGATCTACTACCACGATCCGCTGGATACGACGAACACGCTGACGCCGGAGCTTATGGAGGATGTCGCCAAATGGATTTACCTGGCCTTCGCCGGAATGGCTTCGGACCCGGATCTCGAGCTTTAG